GGCTCCATTCTCATGCGGATATTGGGCCGACGCAGTTTGCTCATGGCTTGTTCTTCGATGCGGCGCACGCCTTCTGCGCTCAATCCCATCTTTTTCCCGACTTTGCGCAGGCTCAGACGCTTGCCGCCGCCTTTCAGATTATAGCGGTACGATAATACCTCGCGTTCTTTGTCGTTGAGAATTCTCATGGCGGAAAGGAGGCGCCGAGCGGCCTCTTTAATCCATATCCGTTCGCGAGGGTCCGGCTGATTCTCGTCCTCCAATATCTTTTCCATGCCGGGATGGTCTTCATCGATGGAATGAATAGTATGAAAGGTAGGCGCAAAATTATCGAGTTCTTCGATGCGTTCCTGTTCGGTATTCAACCGGTCGGCAATCTCTTCCCGATAGGGTTTTCTTCCATATTCCATTTCGAAGTTCTTTTCGAAAGCGCGCATCTTGCGCAGAAGTTCCAGTTTATTGATAGGAAGGTTTACTGGCCGAGTTTTTTGTTCCAGCGCCCGTTGAATGTAAAGCCGGATCCACCACGAGGCGTAGGTAATCAGGCGGCAGTTCTTTTCGGGATCGAATTTGTCCAACGCTTCGATCAATCCCAGATTTCCTTCCTGAATCAAGTCGGAAAGGCTAAGGCCCTGGTTGCGGTAGGGCAGAGCCATTTTAACGACGAAGCGCAGATTGGATTCGATCAATCGCTTGCGCGCATTGGCGTCGCCAGCGCGATGGCGCAGGATCAGTTCTTTTTCCATTTCGATCGATAAGGGTTCGGAGGGAGCATCGCATGGATCGTTATAATGATTGAGA
The nucleotide sequence above comes from Candidatus Omnitrophota bacterium. Encoded proteins:
- a CDS encoding RNA polymerase sigma factor RpoD/SigA, giving the protein MKSDILLNHYNDPCDAPSEPLSIEMEKELILRHRAGDANARKRLIESNLRFVVKMALPYRNQGLSLSDLIQEGNLGLIEALDKFDPEKNCRLITYASWWIRLYIQRALEQKTRPVNLPINKLELLRKMRAFEKNFEMEYGRKPYREEIADRLNTEQERIEELDNFAPTFHTIHSIDEDHPGMEKILEDENQPDPRERIWIKEAARRLLSAMRILNDKEREVLSYRYNLKGGGKRLSLRKVGKKMGLSAEGVRRIEEQAMSKLRRPNIRMRMEPLFVH